A genomic stretch from Candidatus Ancaeobacter aquaticus includes:
- a CDS encoding diacylglycerol kinase, with amino-acid sequence MKIHLFFEGFNNAIEGIIYVLKTQKNMRFHFIAGFVVLIVSIFMGLDSREYLFLCCAIGLVLFAEMINTAIELTIDLIGDAYHPLARVAKDVAAGAVFIAALFAVVVAYLVLSPHFVEPIQIGIHKIKTSPWHLSFIALILVITLTILAKLFLHRGTPLHGGMPSGHSAIAFSIWTIASLVSGSPLIVILVFILASIVAFGRFFQKVHTFYEVLVGAGLGIIATLLVFQVYTTVTQ; translated from the coding sequence ATGAAAATACATTTATTTTTTGAAGGATTTAATAATGCAATAGAAGGGATTATCTATGTTCTTAAAACACAAAAGAACATGAGATTCCATTTTATTGCCGGGTTTGTAGTTCTTATTGTAAGCATATTTATGGGGTTAGATAGCCGGGAGTATCTATTTTTGTGTTGTGCAATTGGATTAGTTCTGTTTGCTGAAATGATAAATACAGCAATAGAGCTTACAATAGATCTTATCGGTGACGCGTATCATCCTCTTGCTCGCGTTGCAAAAGATGTCGCTGCGGGAGCGGTATTTATTGCGGCTCTGTTTGCAGTAGTGGTGGCATATCTTGTTTTGTCTCCACACTTTGTTGAGCCTATTCAGATTGGTATTCATAAAATAAAAACATCTCCATGGCATCTGTCATTTATTGCGCTCATTCTTGTTATTACGCTAACAATACTTGCGAAATTATTTCTTCACAGGGGAACGCCGTTACATGGTGGAATGCCAAGCGGACATTCTGCAATAGCTTTTTCAATATGGACAATAGCATCACTTGTGTCAGGATCGCCGCTTATAGTAATACTAGTGTTTATATTAGCTTCAATAGTTGCATTTGGTAGGTTTTTTCAAAAAGTGCATACATTTTATGAGGTGCTTGTAGGTGCAGGATTAGGTATAATTGCAACATTACTTGTTTTTCAAGTATATACTACGGTAACACAATAA
- the gatC gene encoding Asp-tRNA(Asn)/Glu-tRNA(Gln) amidotransferase subunit GatC, with product MAITKDDVLYVAELARLELSEEEIELFTKQLGSILEYVDTLNKLDLEGVEPTAHIAPVRNVDRDDVCHENVPDDIIFDNAPEEHEKLFMVPKIIE from the coding sequence ATGGCCATCACAAAAGATGATGTATTATATGTAGCGGAGTTAGCGCGTTTAGAATTGAGTGAAGAGGAAATAGAGCTTTTCACAAAACAACTGGGGTCAATCTTAGAGTATGTTGATACATTGAATAAACTTGATTTAGAGGGTGTCGAGCCAACTGCACATATCGCACCTGTCAGAAATGTTGACAGAGATGATGTGTGTCATGAAAATGTGCCTGACGATATAATATTTGATAATGCTCCCGAAGAGCATGAAAAACTGTTTATGGTTCCGAAGATAATAGAGTAA
- the ybeY gene encoding rRNA maturation RNase YbeY, whose translation MVRKNIIIKNIQRFARMNSVLLQKVISFVLDKEKIKDKELTLLLVDDQYIKKVNKRYLRRTTVTDVISFEYDNVVGDVVLGDVIVSVERALHQSKRYRKEFSEEVCLYIIHGILHLTGYDDTSKVKASRMKKREAELIKLIKELHGEDVFDKIARLLIEK comes from the coding sequence ATGGTAAGAAAAAATATTATAATAAAAAACATTCAAAGATTTGCACGTATGAATTCGGTTTTACTGCAAAAAGTCATTTCATTTGTTTTGGACAAAGAAAAGATTAAGGATAAAGAGCTGACACTGCTTCTTGTGGATGACCAGTATATTAAAAAAGTAAACAAGAGATATCTTCGCCGTACTACCGTAACTGATGTAATTTCGTTTGAATATGATAATGTTGTTGGTGATGTGGTTCTCGGGGATGTTATTGTTTCTGTTGAACGAGCATTACACCAGTCAAAACGCTACAGAAAAGAGTTTTCTGAAGAAGTATGTCTTTATATAATTCATGGTATTTTGCATCTTACAGGTTATGATGATACATCAAAGGTAAAAGCGTCTCGCATGAAAAAAAGAGAAGCAGAATTGATAAAATTAATTAAAGAATTACATGGTGAAGATGTTTTTGATAAGATAGCACGATTATTGATTGAAAAATAA
- the glmS gene encoding glutamine--fructose-6-phosphate transaminase (isomerizing), producing the protein MCGIIGYVGKKNAVPIILEGLKNLEYRGYDSAGVSVINSKGKIETRKEVGVLAHLCASVKKRPIAGTIGIGHTRWATHGIPSQLNCHPHSDSSNTIKVVHNGIIENFKDLKDELISKGHFFKTETDTEVIPHLIEEELKKGSKTIELALRKVTTQLQGSFALGIFSLDEPHKLIAVRQGSPLIIGVGKDEHYISSDVYAIMDHTRKIIYLNDGEIIVLTSNNYKITDFKGRRIEPVIKNVTWDKNSIDKGGYEKYMLKEIHEQPTIIRQNISIRVPKLKMGVRFDDLGIPDSVLKNINKVYIVSCGTAYYAGYTGKYLLEHFTSLPVETDLASEFRYRKPKLLNKNTLIVAVSQSGETADTLASIREAKEKGCRVLAICNVVGSTLTRESDGVIYINAGPEISVASTKAYTAQLLSLYLFTIYLARLKNEMSQGKARKLIKELQLVPDKMEEIFRNESYIINVAKKYHKAQSSFYLGRGFNYPNALEGALKNKEISYMHAEGYAAGEMKHGPIALIDKSFPVICLTTKGSTYDKMISNIKEVEARKGRIIALATEGDKGIKSIAETVIYVPETMEEISPLINIIPLQLLAFYIAEFKGCDIDKPRNLAKSVTVE; encoded by the coding sequence ATGTGCGGAATTATAGGATATGTGGGAAAGAAAAATGCTGTTCCCATAATTTTAGAGGGATTAAAAAATTTGGAATATCGCGGCTATGATTCAGCGGGTGTTTCAGTTATTAATAGTAAGGGTAAAATTGAAACGAGAAAAGAAGTTGGTGTATTAGCTCATTTATGTGCCTCGGTAAAAAAGAGGCCAATAGCGGGCACAATAGGAATAGGGCATACGCGCTGGGCAACACATGGCATTCCCTCACAGTTGAACTGTCATCCTCATAGCGATTCCTCAAATACAATAAAGGTTGTTCATAATGGTATTATTGAAAACTTTAAAGATCTCAAAGACGAACTGATTTCAAAAGGACATTTCTTTAAAACTGAAACTGATACAGAAGTAATTCCTCATCTTATAGAAGAGGAATTAAAAAAAGGATCAAAAACAATCGAATTAGCATTACGCAAAGTAACAACGCAATTACAGGGCTCTTTCGCGTTAGGTATATTCAGTTTAGACGAACCACATAAACTTATAGCGGTAAGGCAGGGAAGTCCGCTCATTATAGGGGTAGGAAAAGACGAGCATTATATATCAAGTGACGTATACGCAATTATGGATCATACGCGTAAAATAATTTATCTTAATGACGGTGAGATTATCGTTTTAACATCAAATAATTATAAAATTACGGATTTTAAAGGCAGGCGTATAGAACCTGTTATAAAAAATGTTACCTGGGATAAAAATTCTATAGACAAAGGTGGCTATGAAAAGTATATGCTTAAAGAAATCCATGAACAACCAACGATTATCAGGCAGAATATAAGTATTAGGGTCCCAAAATTAAAAATGGGGGTCAGATTCGATGATCTGGGGATCCCTGATAGTGTTCTCAAAAATATAAATAAGGTATATATTGTTTCGTGTGGTACTGCGTATTATGCCGGATACACCGGGAAATACCTTCTTGAACATTTCACATCGCTTCCGGTTGAAACGGATCTTGCTAGTGAGTTTCGTTACAGGAAACCTAAACTGCTTAATAAAAACACCCTCATTGTTGCGGTATCACAATCAGGGGAAACGGCAGATACGTTGGCAAGTATTCGTGAAGCAAAAGAAAAAGGATGTCGTGTCTTGGCAATATGTAACGTTGTGGGCAGCACTCTGACCAGAGAAAGTGATGGAGTTATATACATAAATGCCGGGCCTGAGATATCTGTAGCATCAACAAAAGCGTATACAGCACAGCTTCTTTCACTGTATTTATTTACGATTTATCTTGCAAGGTTAAAAAATGAAATGAGTCAGGGTAAAGCACGTAAGCTTATTAAAGAATTACAGCTCGTACCGGACAAAATGGAAGAAATATTCCGTAACGAGTCTTATATAATAAATGTAGCTAAAAAATATCACAAAGCACAAAGCTCATTTTATCTTGGGCGCGGATTTAATTATCCGAATGCCCTTGAAGGAGCATTGAAAAATAAAGAGATATCATATATGCATGCGGAAGGTTATGCGGCAGGAGAGATGAAGCATGGGCCAATTGCGCTCATTGATAAATCATTTCCTGTTATATGTCTGACTACTAAGGGAAGTACTTATGATAAAATGATTTCTAATATAAAAGAAGTTGAAGCACGGAAAGGAAGAATCATAGCTCTTGCAACAGAAGGAGACAAAGGAATTAAGAGTATAGCTGAAACAGTGATCTATGTTCCTGAAACAATGGAAGAAATATCCCCGCTAATAAATATTATCCCGTTACAATTATTAGCTTTTTATATCGCTGAATTCAAGGGATGTGATATCGACAAACCAAGGAATCTGGCAAAAAGTGTTACCGTAGAGTAA
- the accD gene encoding acetyl-CoA carboxylase, carboxyltransferase subunit beta: MALFGKSKLKVAKRNIPDGVFTKCTGCHEMIYTKEIVQACKTCPKCDYHFTMTATERISLLIDEGTFHEIDTNIDSCDPLEFTGVKSYIEKIKEDKQRTGLKEAVITGQGKINGVDTMFGVTDSRFIMGSMGSVVGEKITRLIERGIEKNLPVIMVSGSGGGARMYEGCLSLMQMAKTSGALSKLSEKGLLYVSVMTNPTMAGIMASFASLGDVMIAEPGALMGFAGPRVIKQTINQDLPAGFQTSEFMLEKGFLDMIIHRKELKSQLESLLLFFNKNNGSYQNKLNTNI; this comes from the coding sequence ATGGCGCTTTTTGGAAAATCAAAGCTGAAAGTTGCAAAAAGAAATATCCCGGACGGTGTTTTTACAAAATGTACCGGATGTCATGAAATGATATATACAAAAGAAATTGTACAGGCATGTAAAACATGTCCAAAATGTGATTACCATTTTACAATGACTGCTACGGAACGTATTTCGCTATTGATTGATGAAGGAACCTTTCATGAAATTGATACAAATATTGACTCGTGTGATCCCCTCGAATTTACCGGGGTTAAGTCGTATATTGAAAAAATTAAAGAAGATAAGCAACGGACCGGTTTGAAAGAAGCAGTTATTACCGGACAGGGAAAGATAAATGGCGTTGACACCATGTTTGGTGTTACTGACTCACGTTTTATTATGGGAAGTATGGGGTCAGTCGTTGGAGAAAAAATTACGCGTCTTATTGAACGCGGAATAGAAAAAAATCTTCCTGTTATTATGGTTTCCGGTTCCGGTGGGGGTGCACGTATGTATGAGGGATGTTTATCATTAATGCAAATGGCGAAAACGAGCGGTGCGTTATCAAAACTATCTGAGAAGGGATTACTCTATGTATCAGTTATGACAAATCCAACAATGGCAGGAATCATGGCAAGTTTTGCGTCGCTAGGAGATGTTATGATAGCCGAACCCGGTGCTTTGATGGGTTTTGCAGGGCCGCGTGTAATTAAACAGACCATAAATCAGGATTTACCCGCAGGTTTTCAAACAAGTGAATTCATGCTTGAAAAAGGTTTTCTTGACATGATTATACATAGAAAAGAGCTAAAATCGCAATTAGAGTCTCTCCTTTTATTTTTTAATAAAAATAATGGGAGTTACCAGAATAAACTAAATACTAATATCTAA
- a CDS encoding sigma-54-dependent Fis family transcriptional regulator: MENNNYDSLSRENLYTLLQVGSIINSSLKLENVLESVMNVANKLLNAEASSILLIDEYNNRLYFNTATGLKSEEIKHFTLKIGEGIAGWVAKEGKIANVPDVTKDDRFKKNISEKINFPTRNILCVPLTLHDRVIGSVEVINKVDGHSFSDEDMQILGTVANQSAIAIDNAKMHEDLNQENKNLKQILSLKHDIIGNSPPIKKIFEIIEKVRNNQSTLLIRGESGVGKELVAKTIHNNSPRAGQHFIIVNCSVLTETLLESELFGHEKGSFTGASARKIGRFEIANKGTIFLDEIGSLSQSTQIKLLRVLQEREFERVGGTETIKVDVRIMSATNENLEKAILDGRFREDLYYRLKVIEIYVPSLRERRDDIPPLAEFFLDLNSREIGRKVRKIDPKALTIMQNYDWPGNVRELKNIIERAVVLGSGDVLVPDHLPSEIYQPKTTIQTSLTSLDDIEKQHILNILNELKWNKSKTAKILKISRNRLDRKIKMFEITELS; the protein is encoded by the coding sequence ATGGAAAACAATAATTATGACAGTCTCAGTCGTGAAAATTTATATACCTTGCTCCAAGTCGGATCAATAATAAATTCATCGCTAAAACTTGAGAATGTTTTAGAATCTGTGATGAATGTTGCAAACAAACTTTTAAATGCTGAGGCAAGCTCAATTCTCCTCATTGATGAATATAACAATAGACTATATTTTAATACAGCGACTGGTTTAAAATCTGAAGAAATAAAACATTTCACATTAAAGATTGGTGAAGGTATTGCCGGATGGGTTGCAAAAGAAGGTAAAATAGCCAATGTCCCCGACGTTACTAAAGATGATCGTTTTAAAAAAAATATTAGCGAAAAAATAAATTTTCCTACAAGAAATATACTATGCGTACCATTAACTCTCCATGATCGTGTTATTGGGTCGGTTGAAGTTATCAATAAAGTTGATGGTCATTCTTTTTCAGATGAAGATATGCAAATACTTGGAACAGTTGCAAATCAATCAGCGATTGCTATCGATAATGCTAAAATGCATGAGGACCTCAATCAAGAGAACAAAAATTTAAAACAAATTTTATCTCTCAAACACGATATTATTGGCAATTCCCCACCGATAAAAAAGATTTTTGAAATCATTGAGAAGGTCAGAAACAACCAATCTACGTTACTTATTCGCGGAGAAAGCGGCGTTGGAAAGGAACTTGTAGCAAAAACAATTCATAATAATAGCCCCCGTGCCGGGCAACATTTCATTATTGTAAACTGTTCTGTCCTGACTGAAACACTGCTTGAAAGCGAACTTTTTGGGCATGAAAAAGGCTCTTTCACCGGTGCAAGCGCGCGTAAAATCGGAAGGTTTGAAATCGCAAACAAAGGCACAATATTTCTTGATGAAATTGGTTCTCTTTCACAGAGCACGCAAATAAAACTTTTACGAGTATTACAGGAACGTGAATTTGAACGCGTCGGCGGCACAGAAACAATAAAAGTGGATGTTCGCATTATGTCCGCAACAAATGAAAATCTTGAAAAAGCTATCCTAGATGGACGTTTTCGTGAAGATCTTTATTATCGCCTGAAAGTAATTGAAATTTATGTTCCATCACTCCGTGAACGCAGAGACGATATCCCCCCACTGGCAGAATTCTTTCTTGACCTCAATAGTAGAGAGATTGGCCGTAAAGTAAGAAAAATAGATCCAAAAGCATTAACTATAATGCAGAATTATGATTGGCCGGGAAATGTAAGAGAATTAAAAAATATTATTGAACGAGCAGTCGTTCTTGGATCAGGTGATGTCCTTGTTCCAGATCATCTTCCATCAGAAATATATCAGCCAAAAACTACCATTCAAACGAGTCTGACATCACTCGATGACATTGAGAAACAACACATTTTAAATATATTAAATGAACTCAAATGGAATAAATCAAAAACAGCCAAAATATTAAAGATTTCACGCAATAGGCTTGACAGAAAAATTAAAATGTTCGAGATTACAGAACTATCTTAA
- the gatA gene encoding Asp-tRNA(Asn)/Glu-tRNA(Gln) amidotransferase subunit GatA — MIDIAKLSAHEIRDMVSRKEITAQEILDLYFRQIEKCDSKVGGYVRLLSESAYGAAKKVDEKVAQGLPVGLLAGVPIAIKDNMVIKGEEVTCASKILEGYRSPYDATVIKKIGAQDGIVIGKANLDEFAMGSSTENSCYNPTHNPWDLERVPGGSSGGSAAIIAAREAALALGSDTGGSIRQPASLCGVIGMKPTYGRVSRYGLVAFASSLDQIGPFAHNMKDCALMLNVISGYDASDSTSIKQDVPNYLESLEKSVKGLKVGVPKEYFQSGLDKGVSAKIHEAINVLQSLGVELVDISLPHTEYAIATYYIIATAEASSNLARYDGVQYGYRSAEDSKDALIGMYKHSRSKGFGAEVKRRIMLGTYVLSSGYYDAYYLKAQRVRTLMIKDFEDAFKKCDCIITPTSPTCAFKIGEKSSDPLEMYLSDICTISANLAGIPALSVPCGFVDNLPVGLQLLGKYLDEETLLRVGSAFELNTDYHCKIPDIVK; from the coding sequence ATGATTGATATAGCGAAACTTTCAGCACATGAAATAAGAGATATGGTTTCACGTAAAGAAATCACTGCGCAAGAAATTCTTGACCTATATTTCCGTCAAATTGAGAAATGTGATTCAAAGGTAGGTGGGTATGTCCGCTTATTATCAGAATCTGCTTATGGTGCGGCTAAAAAGGTAGATGAAAAGGTTGCACAAGGCCTACCGGTAGGTTTGCTTGCAGGTGTGCCAATAGCAATTAAAGATAACATGGTTATTAAAGGTGAAGAAGTTACGTGTGCATCAAAAATTCTTGAAGGGTATCGATCTCCATATGATGCTACGGTTATTAAAAAAATCGGAGCTCAAGATGGTATTGTTATTGGGAAAGCAAATCTTGATGAATTTGCAATGGGTTCTTCAACTGAGAATTCTTGTTATAACCCGACGCATAATCCATGGGATCTTGAACGAGTGCCAGGTGGTTCAAGCGGTGGGTCAGCGGCAATTATTGCTGCACGTGAAGCTGCACTTGCTTTAGGCTCTGATACTGGGGGGTCAATACGCCAACCTGCTTCACTGTGCGGTGTTATTGGAATGAAACCAACGTATGGAAGAGTGTCACGGTATGGACTTGTTGCATTTGCCTCTTCGCTTGACCAGATAGGTCCTTTTGCACATAATATGAAAGATTGCGCTCTTATGCTTAATGTGATATCCGGCTATGATGCGAGTGATTCAACATCCATAAAACAAGATGTGCCAAATTATCTTGAATCGTTAGAAAAAAGTGTTAAGGGCTTAAAGGTAGGTGTTCCTAAAGAATATTTCCAATCAGGACTTGATAAAGGAGTCAGTGCAAAAATACATGAGGCAATAAATGTTTTGCAATCACTCGGTGTTGAACTGGTCGATATATCTTTACCTCATACAGAATATGCAATTGCGACTTATTATATCATTGCAACAGCTGAGGCAAGCTCAAACTTAGCACGATATGACGGTGTGCAGTATGGGTACAGGTCTGCGGAAGATTCAAAGGATGCTCTAATCGGTATGTATAAACATTCTCGGTCAAAAGGTTTTGGCGCAGAAGTTAAAAGAAGGATTATGCTTGGAACGTATGTGTTAAGCTCAGGGTATTATGACGCGTACTACTTAAAAGCCCAGCGTGTAAGAACTCTTATGATTAAGGATTTTGAAGACGCCTTTAAAAAGTGTGATTGCATCATAACTCCGACATCACCAACTTGTGCATTTAAAATAGGGGAAAAATCATCAGATCCGTTAGAGATGTATCTTTCAGATATTTGTACAATATCTGCAAATTTGGCAGGGATACCGGCTCTGAGTGTTCCGTGCGGTTTTGTTGATAATCTTCCGGTTGGCCTTCAATTGCTTGGAAAATATTTAGATGAAGAAACATTGTTAAGGGTAGGATCTGCGTTTGAATTAAATACTGATTATCATTGTAAAATACCTGATATTGTTAAGTAA
- the gatB gene encoding Asp-tRNA(Asn)/Glu-tRNA(Gln) amidotransferase subunit GatB, translating into MEYEAVIGLEVHVQLKTKSKMFCGCPTVFGAQPNTQVCPVCLGLPGVLPVVNKKAVIATIKTGLMLGSTISHFSKFDRKNYYYPDLPKNYQVSQFDKPLCLGGSIDVELDGVGKSIGVTRVHLEEDAGKLTHMDVLGKSGVDFNRTGIPLMEIVSEPDMHTPEEAFEYLKAVKQIITYLEVSDCNMEEGSLRCDANVSIRPVGETKLGTKAEVKNMNSFSNVRKALTFEIDRLKECVSRNERIIQETRLWDVTTQKTFSMRSKEEAHDYRYFPEPDLVPMQFSDEYIESIRATIPEMPAERKERFIQKYGLNDYTAGVMTSEKAIADYFEQCTSQFSDFTMVANWIMGDLLRDLNENNIAINMSPVSTSMLVDMLKLIENKTISGKIAKDVFVDMFKTGKQAKIIVKEKGLMQITDESAIRDIAKDVIAHNKASAEDYRKGKKQAIGFLVGQVMKATKGKANPQLVNKMLVEEIEKSE; encoded by the coding sequence ATGGAATACGAAGCGGTAATTGGACTTGAAGTACACGTCCAATTAAAAACTAAGTCGAAGATGTTTTGTGGCTGCCCAACTGTTTTTGGCGCACAGCCAAATACGCAAGTATGCCCTGTGTGTTTGGGTTTGCCGGGTGTTTTGCCTGTTGTGAACAAAAAAGCTGTGATTGCAACAATTAAAACAGGACTTATGCTTGGGTCAACCATTTCACATTTCAGTAAGTTCGATAGAAAAAATTACTATTATCCGGATTTACCAAAGAATTATCAGGTTTCACAGTTTGATAAACCTCTTTGTTTAGGGGGGAGTATTGATGTTGAACTTGATGGCGTAGGGAAGTCAATAGGTGTTACCCGCGTACATTTAGAAGAAGACGCCGGAAAATTAACGCATATGGACGTATTAGGGAAAAGTGGTGTTGATTTTAATCGGACAGGTATTCCGCTTATGGAAATAGTCAGTGAACCGGATATGCATACACCGGAAGAAGCTTTTGAATACCTCAAAGCCGTCAAACAGATTATTACATATCTTGAAGTGTCGGATTGCAATATGGAAGAGGGTAGCCTGCGATGCGATGCGAATGTATCTATACGCCCTGTAGGAGAAACCAAGCTTGGCACAAAAGCAGAAGTGAAGAACATGAATTCGTTTAGCAATGTGAGAAAAGCGCTTACCTTTGAAATTGATCGCTTAAAAGAATGTGTTTCTCGCAATGAGAGGATTATACAGGAAACGCGGTTGTGGGATGTAACGACACAAAAAACATTTTCTATGAGATCGAAGGAAGAGGCGCATGACTATAGGTATTTTCCTGAACCTGATTTAGTGCCAATGCAGTTTAGTGACGAGTATATTGAGTCAATAAGAGCAACAATTCCTGAAATGCCTGCTGAAAGAAAAGAGAGATTTATACAGAAATACGGGCTTAATGATTATACTGCAGGAGTTATGACAAGTGAAAAAGCGATTGCTGATTATTTTGAGCAATGTACATCTCAATTTTCTGATTTTACCATGGTTGCCAATTGGATAATGGGGGATCTTTTAAGAGATCTTAACGAGAACAATATAGCAATTAACATGTCTCCGGTAAGCACGTCAATGCTTGTAGATATGCTGAAACTTATAGAAAATAAGACAATAAGCGGTAAAATAGCAAAAGATGTTTTTGTAGATATGTTTAAAACAGGCAAACAAGCGAAAATAATTGTTAAAGAAAAAGGTCTTATGCAAATCACTGATGAGTCTGCAATAAGGGATATCGCAAAAGATGTGATAGCTCATAATAAAGCGAGTGCCGAAGATTATAGAAAAGGGAAGAAACAGGCGATCGGATTTTTGGTCGGGCAGGTGATGAAGGCGACAAAAGGTAAGGCAAATCCGCAGCTTGTGAATAAAATGCTGGTAGAAGAAATTGAAAAAAGTGAATAA
- the nagA gene encoding N-acetylglucosamine-6-phosphate deacetylase, translated as MRCFIKNAANVVLYGDVLTEKGLCKNSFIVTTNNRIVSISSRKPSQKTISESKWYNCSGKMILPGFIDTHVHGIGEYDVSLGGYENAILMGKHMAKHGVTGFLYTFCTMREAVLIENIKKVAVASKQKTNDGARILGIHLEGPFINKMKAGAQNVRDIKKPHLVSMQKYVECSQGLIKIVTLAPEVNGADILIRYLRKNHIVPGCGHSSVTYEDARKAIKNGVCYATHLGNAMTTIHHRYPGAVGAFLLDKDAYVEIIPDGVHLHPAFIKLVMGVKEIDKVIGVTDSLQGISDKCTSFMFGGKKTYKLKDRYAHKNGTLAGSSLTMDNALRNIINFTGKDVSNSVKLITINPAKALGIEKKKGSLAVGKDADIVVVDKKFNVQLTMVEGRTVYKK; from the coding sequence ATGAGGTGCTTTATCAAAAACGCCGCAAATGTAGTGTTGTACGGTGATGTGCTTACAGAAAAAGGACTATGCAAAAACAGTTTTATTGTAACTACAAATAATAGAATTGTATCGATTTCTTCTCGCAAACCTTCTCAAAAAACGATTTCAGAGTCTAAGTGGTATAACTGTTCAGGGAAAATGATCCTGCCCGGATTTATTGATACGCATGTACATGGTATTGGTGAATACGATGTGTCTTTAGGCGGTTATGAAAACGCTATTTTAATGGGTAAACACATGGCAAAGCATGGTGTTACCGGTTTTCTCTATACTTTTTGTACGATGAGAGAGGCTGTACTCATAGAAAACATTAAGAAGGTAGCTGTAGCTTCTAAACAAAAAACTAATGATGGTGCGCGAATACTGGGGATACATCTGGAGGGCCCATTTATTAACAAGATGAAAGCAGGCGCTCAAAATGTGCGGGATATAAAGAAACCCCATCTTGTGTCGATGCAAAAATACGTAGAATGTTCTCAGGGACTTATTAAGATAGTAACATTAGCCCCTGAAGTAAACGGGGCAGATATATTGATACGCTATTTAAGGAAGAATCATATAGTGCCAGGATGCGGTCATTCATCGGTAACGTATGAAGATGCACGTAAAGCGATAAAAAATGGAGTGTGTTATGCCACACACCTGGGGAATGCAATGACAACCATCCACCATAGATATCCAGGTGCTGTAGGTGCATTTTTATTAGATAAAGATGCATATGTAGAAATAATTCCGGATGGTGTTCACTTGCACCCTGCTTTTATAAAGCTTGTTATGGGTGTTAAGGAGATAGATAAGGTTATAGGTGTTACAGATAGTTTGCAGGGTATTTCAGATAAATGTACATCCTTTATGTTCGGAGGAAAAAAGACATATAAACTAAAAGACCGGTACGCGCATAAAAATGGAACATTAGCGGGTAGCTCGTTGACAATGGATAATGCTCTAAGAAACATTATTAATTTTACTGGGAAAGATGTCTCAAATAGTGTAAAATTGATAACAATAAATCCTGCAAAAGCACTCGGAATAGAAAAGAAAAAAGGGTCACTTGCAGTCGGTAAGGATGCAGATATAGTTGTTGTTGATAAAAAATTCAATGTGCAGCTAACAATGGTAGAAGGGCGTACTGTATATAAAAAATAA